The Candidatus Aminicenantes bacterium genome includes the window GGCGGCTCCCTCGGTCCGGATCGTTCGCCTGCCGGATCCGACCCCCGAGCAGGCCGCAATCCTCCGCGGCTGGCTCGGACGATAGCCCGGGCGACCGAGCGGGCACGGACGACTGCCATTCAGAAAAGCTCTTATGCTTGGGCGAGGAGTGTGGGGTTGAGCGCCGATGCGGAAATTTCGCTGCGTTGTCTCGATTTTCGAGGGCAGCCGGCCCGGAAAGAGGCCGGCCGGCGAGGATGTTTGAGTGTCCCGGGCCAAATCCGTAAGATCGAGCACGGGACGCGAGTTCCGAGCCGCCGAGAAAACCGAGCCGAAACGGCGCAAAAATTTCCGCCAGAGCGAATCCCCATACTCCGAGCCCGTTTGATTTGGGTTTCCCCTTTGGAGTATCATTTCCACGATTCGAGCCGACCCATCACGTCCTAAGGTGACCCATGACCCAAGATTTTGCCGACATCGACTTGCCCGGCTTGCCCCTCTTCAAGAAGGGCAAGGTGCGGAACGTCTATGAGGTTGGCGAGAACCTGCTCATCGTCGCCACGGACCGCATCTCGGCCTTCGACTATGTCCTGCCCTCGATCATCCCGTTTAAGGGCGCGGTCCTGACCCAGCTCTCCGCGTTCTGGTTCGACTATACCTCGCTCATCGTCGAGAACCATGTCGTTACGGCCGACGCGGCCGCTTTTCCCGCCGTCCTGCAGCCGCACCGGGCCGTCCTGGACAAGCGCTCGATGCTGGTCCGCAAGACCAAAGCCCTGCCGATCGAGTGCGTCGTGCGCGGCTACCTGGCCGGCTCCGGCTGGAAGGAATATAAAAAATCCGGCCGAGTCTGCGGCCTCAAGCTACCGGCCGGCCTGCGCGAGTCCGACCGCCTGGAAGAGCCGATCTTTACTCCCTCGACCAAGGCCGACCAGGGCCATGACGAGAACATCTCCTTCAAGGAGATGGAGCGGACCGTCGGTTCGGCCCTGGCCAAGAAGGTTCGCAAGACCAGCCTGGACCTTTTCCAGAAGGCCTCTCTGCACGGCCTGTCCAAGGGCATCATCATCGCCGACACCAAGTTCGAGTTCGGGCTGGACGGCGACGACCTGATCCTGATCGACGAGATCTTCACCCCCGATTCCTCGCGCTTCTGGCCGCTGGCCTCCTACGAGCCCGGCAAGGGCCAGCCCAGCCTGGACAAGCAGTTCGTCCGCGACTACCTGGAGACCACCGGTTGGGACAAGCAATCCGAGCCGCCGGCCCTGCCCCCAGCCATCATCGCCAGAACATCCGAAAAATATCTCGAGATCTTCCGCCTGCTGACCGGGAAAGCCGAACTCTAAAGTGAAGCCCGGCTTCGTCGACTTCCACATCCACTCGACCTTCTCCAGCGACGGCGAATTTACGACCGCCCAAATCGTCGCGATGGCCCGGGCCGCGGGCTTCGTGGCCGTCTCGTTCGCCGATCACGACACCGTGGCCGCATATCCCGAAGCGATCGCGCTGGGCCGGGCGGTCGCCGTCGAAGTCATCCCCGGCATGGAAGTCACGACGACATACGAGGGCCGCGAGTTTCACTGCCTCCTGCCGCTCCTCGATTGGAGCCACCCGGCCGTGGCTCGCATCTCGGCCGCCGTCAGCGACGGCCGCTGGATCGAGGCCCGCGAGCGGGTCGACCATCTGCGGCGGCTGGGCCTCGACTTGACCTGGGAGGAGGTCGCGGCCGCCGTCGGCGCGACTCCGCCGCTGGGAGTCAAGATCGCTCAGGTCCTTTTGGACAAGCCGGAATCCCGGCGCGATCCGCGGCTTGCGGTTTACTACGACGAATCCGGCCGCCCCCGAGCCCCGAAATACTTCTACATCGACTACTTCATGGAGGGGAAGCCGGCGTTCGTCCCCAAGCGCCATATCCCGCTTCTCGACGTGCTCGATCAGGCGCCGGCTTCGGGCGCCGTTCCGGTGCTCTCCCATCCCGGCGCCTATTTCCAGAACACGACTCGGGCCGACCTGGCCAAGCTCCGCGCCCGCGGGCTGGAAGGCTTGGAGGTCTTCACCTCGTACCACGACCAGGCCCAGACCCGCTTCTACGCCGACGCGGCCCGCGACTTCGGACTGGTGGCGACCGCCGGCTCGGACTTCCACGGCCGGGTCAAGCCGCAGGTGCCCTTCGGCTTGATTCGCGACGGACATTATGGAATGATAAACGAACTGCGAACGAGGAGGAGGGCCGATCATGCCGTTTAACTGGTTGGACATCGCGCTGGCGGGAATCGTTCTGCTGGCGGTCGTCATCGGATTGGTCAAGGGATTCGTCCGTGAGCTGGTCGGGCTGATCGTCATCATCCTAGGGATCGTGATCGCCGCGCGCTTCTACGGCCCGGTGGCCTCCTTCGCCGCGAAGTTCATCAAGAACCCGACCGCGGCCAGCTTCGTCGGATTCCTGCTGGTCTTCCTGGCCGTCCTCATCGCCGGCGGCTTCGTGGCCGGGATGATCGCCAAGGCGACCAAGGGCTCTCTCGGCTTCGTCAACCACATCCTCGGCGGCCTCATCGGCTGCCTCGAGGGCGTGCTCGTGGCCGGGGCCGTCGTCTTTGCGCTGCTGGCGTTCCCAGTCAATAAAAGCGCCCTGATGGGGTCTAAGATGGCTCCCCTTGTCTACCAAGTCACCAAGACCGTCGTCCAGTTCATCCCGCAAGAGCTCAAGGACCAGATCAAGAGCGCTTACGAGAACATTTCCGCCGGCGGGGTCGACCATGGACAAAAAATTTAAAGAGCTCAACATCCATCAGAAGATGGAGCTCCTGATCGAGGATATGGTCGAGAAGGGGGTCCGCTTCCGGGACGCCGAGAGGGAGTTCCAAAAGCTCTATCTCGAGGCGTCCTTGAAGAAGCACGACGGAAACAAATCCGAGATGGCCAAAGCTCTCGGATTGCATCGAAATACCCTCCACAACAGGGCCAAATCACTTAAGATCAAGAAATTTTAGCAGTCGACGCTCAGGTCTGCTAATTTTTGCGTTTTTCCCCTTGACAATGGCTCTTGTTTTCGTTATATTGGCACCAGTCTATCAAGACTGCTAAATTCCCAATTTTGGAGGAGGTTTTCATGAAGATTTCCCCGTTATATGACCGGGTCCTGGTCAAGAGGATCGAGGAACAGGAAGTCCGGCGCAGCGGCATTATCATCCCGGACACCGCCAAGGAAAAGCCCCAGCAGGCCGAGATCATCGCGGCCGGCAAGGGCAAGGTCAACGAAGACGGCAAGGTTGTCCCGTTGGAAGTCAAGAAGGGCGACAAGGTCCTGATCGGCAAGTACAGCGGCACCGAAGTCATGATCGAAGGCGTCGAGCATCTCATCCTCCGCGAGGAAGAGATCCTGGCCATCGTCACCTAAGACCCCGGAATACATAAGGAGACATATCAATGGCTAAACAAATTCTTTTAGGCGATGACGCCCGGCACCACCTTCTCAAAGGCGTCAACGTTTTGAGCAACCTGGTCAAGGCCACTCTCGGCCCCCGCGGCAAGAACGTGGTCATCGACAAGAAGTTCGGCTCCCCCACCAGCACCAAGGACGGCGTCACGGTGGCCAAGGAAGTCGAGCTCAAGGACCACCTCGAGAACATGGGCGCCCAGCTGGTCAAGGAAGTGGCCTCCAAGACGTCGGACGTCGCCGGCGACGGCACGACCACGGCCACGGTCCTGGCCCAGATCATCTATTCCGAAGGCCTCCGCTACGTCACGGCCGGCTCCAACCCGACCATGATCAAGAAGGGCATCGACAAGGCCGTTGAGATCGTCGTCAGCGACCTCAAGAAGCTCAGCCGCGAAGTCAGCGGCGAGATGATCGCCCAGGTCGGCGCCATCTCGGCCAACAACGACGCGAGCATCGGCAAGATCATCGCCGAGGCCATGGCCAAGGTCGGCAAGGACGGCGTCATCACCGTCGAGGAAGCCAAGGGCATGGAGACGAACCTGGACATCGTCGAGGGCATGCAGTTCGACCGCGGCTACCTCTCGCCCTACTTCATCACCGATCCCGACCGGATGGAATGCGTCCTGGAGAACCCGCTGATCCTCCTGCACGAGAAGAAGATCAGCAACCTGCGCGAATTCCTCCCGCTGCTCGAGAACGTGGCCCGGATGGGCAAGCCGCTCGTCGTCGTGGCCGAAGAGGTCGAGGGCGAGGCCCTGGCCACCCTGGTCGTCAATAAAATCAAGGGCACCTTCATTTGCGCCGCGGTCAAGGCCCCCGGGTTCGGCGATCGCCGCAAGGCCATGCTGGAAGACATCGCCATTCTGACCGGCGGCAAGGTCATCACCGAGGACATCGGCGTCAAGCTCGAGAACGTCGGGATGGACTGGCTGGGCGAGGCCAAGAAGGTCGTCATCGACAAGGACAACACCACCATCGTCGAAGGCAAGGGCAAGGGCACCGACATCCAGGCCCGGATCAAGCAGATCCGGACTCAGATCGACGACACCACCTCCGACTACGACCGCGAGAAGCTGCAGGAGCGGCTGGCCAAGATGGTCGGCGGCGTCGCGCTGATCAAGGTCGGCGCGGCCACCGAGACCGAGCTCAAGGAAAAGAAGGCCCGGGTCGAGGACGCCATGCACGCCACCAAGGCGGCCGTCGAGGAGGGCATCGTGCCCGGCGGCGGTGTCGCTCTACTCCGGTCCCAGAAGTCGCTCGAGGGCCTCAAGCTCGAGGGCGATATGAAGATCGGCGCCGACATCATCCGCCGCGCGCTCGAAGAGCCCCTCCGGACGATCGCCAACAACGCCGGACTCGAGGGCTCGATCGTGGTCGAAAAGGTCCGCGAGCAGAAGCAGGACGTCGGCTTCAACGCTCTGGCCGAGCGGTACGAGGACATGATCAAGGCCGGCATCCTGGATCCGACCAAGGTCGTCCGGATCGCCCTGCAGAATGCGGCCTCGATCGCCGGGCTGATGCTGACCACCGAGGGCCTCATCACCGAACTGCCCGACGATGACAAGAAGGGCGGCGGCTATCCGATGCCTCCCGGCGGCGGCGGCGATATGTATTAAGCGCTTAAGCGCTAATCCGGGTTATCCAGCCCCCATTCTCCTTCGGGAGGATGGGGGCTTTTTTTGTTCTTCTCCCGATTCCGGGAAACAGCAGCGGTTCGGGGTGTCGGCCAACGGCGAAACCGCGCGGGTTCCGGCTTTTTACGCCTCTCCGCGAGGGTAGCCAGCGGCCGCCGAGGGCTGTTTGAGCACGCGACCATCTGTCGAAGTCGAATCGGAGTGGGCTGTCTCCAAGACCGAGAGATCTCGAATGCGGAGTTCCGAGGCGCCGAGCGGATTGGCGTAAAAAGGAGTGGTGAACCCGCGCCGCCGGGACGACACTCCGGACCGCGTTTCCCGGAATCGGGAGATGTGTCTTTTTTGGCGTCACCCCGGGGGACCGTTTGACCGCGTCTCCCCATTCCGGTATCTTGGACTCGGCATGTTTCCCCGATCATTCGACCGCTATGTCCTGCGCGAGGTGACGACGCCGTTTTTCGTCGGCCTGGGCGTCTACAGCTTCGCCCTGCTGATGAATCAGCTCCTGCTTTACCCGGAGCTCTTCATCGCCCGCGGCGTGCCGCTGGGGACAACCCTGCGCCTCCTCGTCGACATCATCCCCGGCGTTCTGGCCTTTACCGTCCCGATGTCCGTGCTGATGGGTGTCCTGGCCGGGTTGAGCCGGCTGTCCTCCGATTCCGAGATCACCGCCTTCAAATCGCTGGGCGTCAGCCATGGCCGGCTGCTGGCTCCGCTCCTTCTCTTCGGGCTGGCCGGCTGGGCTGCGACCTCCTACCTGACTTTGCAGGCCGCGCCGGCCGCCAACTACCGCTTCCAGCAGACCTTCGCCGCGGCCCTGGCCCAGCGGGCCGAGACCCAGGTGGCGCCGCGCATCTTCAACGAGCCGATCCCGGGCCTGACCATCTTCTACCGGGACACCGACCCGTCCGGGGCCTGGTCTGATGTCTTTATCGCCTCTGGAGAATCGCGCATGGAGCCTCGCATCACCATGGCCCGGAAAGGCCGGCTCAGCGTGTCGCCGGAATCCCGGCGGGCCGTCCTCCGGCTGTCCGACGTCGTCCAACACGACGTCGTCCTGGACGAGCCCGATCGCTATCCCATGACCCTCTCCGGCGAAGTGGAGGAGGAGCTGGACGGCGAGAAGCTCTTCGGCAGCTACACCGCAATCAAACGGGAGCGGGAGAAGACGATCGGCGAGCTCAGAGTCAGCCGGCGTGAAGCCGAGGCCAGGCTGGCCGAGGCAATCCGGGAAGGGGAGGCTCTGCGCGCGGGCGTCGGCCGCGACGCCGACGCCAAGCGGGCCGGCAACGCCATGACCCGGCTGGCCGCGGCGGAGGACGTCCGCCGGCACGCGGTCGAAATCCACAAGAAATTCTCGCTGCCCTTCGCCTGCTGGGTCTTCGTCTTTCTCGGCCTGCCGCTGGGGGTTTCCACACGCAAGGGCGGCCGGACCAGCGGGTTCACGCTCAGCATCGTCATCATTTTCCTTTACTATGTCATGATCACGGCCGGTGAGAACCTGGCCATCAAGGGCCGGGTGGCGCCCTGGCTGGGGATGTGGGGGGCCGATATCGTCTTTGCGGTTCTGGGGGCCTGGCTGTTCTTGACGTCGTCGCGGGAGATCCCGTTCCTGGCCGGCCGGGCCCGCCGGCGTAGGCCGGCCGGAACGCCCGGGGCGGCCGCGGGGACTGCGGCCGTCTCCGCCGCGCCGACGGCCCGTCTCCGGCGGAGCCTGCCGCTGCTCCGCACGCTCGACCGCTACATCCTCCGCAAATACTTGTTCATCGCTGGCCTGGCCTTCGCCAGCCTGTTGGCCGTCTCGGCCATCGTCACCTTCTTCGAGCAGATCGACAACCTCTACGAGCATTCCAAACCGATGGGACTTCTCCTGTCCTATGTGGCCTCCCGGATGCCCGAGTTCATCCATATCGGCCTTCCGGTGCTGGCCCTGACGGCCACCCTGCTGACATTCGGGCTGTTGACCAAGACCAACGAGCTGACCGCGATGAAAGCCTGCGGCGTCAGCGTCTACCGGGCCGTGGCGCCGGCCCTGGCCATGTCCCTGCTGGCCGGCCTGCTGTCCTTTTATCTCCAGGAGCGGATTCTGCCCGGATCCAACCGCAAGGCCCAGGAAGCGTGGAACGAGCTTAACGACGTCCCGGCCCGGACCATCACCGTCTTCAACCGACGCTGGGTGGCCAACAAGGCCCGCGACCGTTTCTACCATTATCAATACTTCGACCCGGACAAGGCGGCTTGGAGCGAGATCCAGATGTTCGACCTCGACGTCGAGCGTTGGACGATCAAGCGGCGAATCTTCGCCAAGAAGGCTGAGCTGCGCGGAGGGGAGATCGTTCTGCGCGACGGCTGGATCCGCGAGTTCCGCGATGCCGGGCAAAGTTCCTACGACCGCTTCAAGGAGCGGGAGATCCCCTTGCTCGACGACAAGAGCCTCTTTTTCGCCGAGACTAAGGCGCCCGCGCAGATGACCTACGGCGAGCTCCGCGACCATGTCCGCGAGATCAAGGGCCTCGGGTTCGACGCGCGCCGCCTTCAGGTGGACCTGGCCGTCAAGCTGGCCTTTCCCTGGGTGGCACTGGTCATGACGCTGCTCGGCCTGCCCTTCGCCTTCGCCATGGGCAAGCGGGGCGCGCTGGTGGGCATCGCCGCCAGCCTGGGCATCGCCGTCGTTTATTGGGTCATGCTGGGGGTCTTCCGGAGCCTGGGTTATGTCGGCATCCTCAACGCGCCGCTTGCGGGCTGGGGGCCGAACATTGTTTTCGGGCTGTTGGGCGGGTGGCTGTTTCTAAGGGTGAGGACTTAAGCCTTACCAACTTCCGGTCTTTTTTCTTTAGTTTTTGAACATTAGATGCGTTGCTGAGTCGCCTCGCTGTTTTGTGACGATCCGCGCGATAGCGCCTCGGAAAACTCTTTAGCTTGAGCGAGGGGTATGGGGAGCAAAACCAATCGGCGAGGAAGCGGGCATGGTTCCCTGCCCTTGGCAGGGAGAGCGACCGAGCCGGCGGAGCGAACGCCCTCGCTGGGGGCGTGAGCGTGTTTTGCTCCCCATCCCCGAGCGATTACATTTTGTATTTGCCCAGCTCCGTCGGCCCCAATTGCTCCATCCAGCGGAGCAGGGCTTCCGCGCCCTGGCTCGATTCGTCACGCTGGGCGGCCAGGCTTTTCTCGACCACGTCGGCGTCGACGAAGATGGGCGAAGCCGTCCGCAGGGCCAAAGCGATGGCGTCGGATGGCCGGGCGTCGAAGACGAGCGCTTCTTCTCCGGAACGGCAATGGATGGAGGCGAAATAGGTGCTGTTGCGGACCTCGGTCACGACCACCCGGTCGACTTCGATGTCCAGCCGGTTGAGGAAGGCCTTGAGCAGATCGTGCGTCATCGGCCGGGGCGTGGGGACATTTTCGATGATCAGGGCGATAGCGTTGGCTTCGAAGGCCCCGATCCAGATAGGCATGACCTTCCCACCCGACTCGTCCTCCAGCAGGACGATGGGCATATGCGAGGTCGGGTCGAGAACCAACCCCCTGATTTTCATCCGAATTTCCATGCTTTGATGTCCTAACCCAGGGCAAATCAAATATATCACGATGAATATAGATTCCGGGTTGTGATATGTCAAGGACGTGATAAATCCAAATAATTGGATTTTATCCATAATTATGGATTATTAGCTGATGCCAAGGGCTCGTAAAACCAATTTATATAGTTGATTATAATGTAATTGAGATATGTCGACCATTGGCATGATTATTGCTTAGTAAATGGCCGTAAGGTATCTATATTTCTATGTCAAAACACACTACAAATGAGGAGGTGAGAATCACACTAGGCAGATGCCATCATCTGCAAGGCTGGAGCCGGTGCTCAGTACCGCTCCCGGGTTTCGCCAAGCCTGCCTTGGGAACAAGGACTCATGGCCGGCTTCATCCCGGAATCGCCTGAACAAAGGGATTCATGGGACAAAAGGAGTTTAACGCAAGCATGAAAAAGATCCTGTATTCCTTGCTCGCGGTTCTGCTCCTCGTCGGGTTTATGTCCGCACAGGCCCCGACCGGCAAGATCGTCGGAAAAGTGAAAGACGATCAAGGCGCTCCTCTCCCCGGTGTTTCCATCGTCGCAGAGAGCTCCAAGCTGGTCGGCACGGCCGCCGCGGTCTCCGACGAGACGGGCGCGTACCGCCTCTTCTCCCTGCCCTCCGGCACGTACACCGTCACTTTTACCCTGCAAGGGTTCAAGTCGATCAAGCGTGAGGGCGTCATCCTGCAGCTCGAGCAGACCATCACCCTCGACATCGTGCTGACCCAAAGCACCCTGGCCGAGGAGATCACGGTCGTCGGGCAAAGCCCCCTGATCGACGTCAAGAGCACCACCAAGGGCTCGACGATGACCAAGGAAACCTTCATGCAGCTGCCCCGGAACCGCGATTTCACGGGCCTCTTGGCCACGGTTCCCGGCGTTCAGTATGAAGGCAACCAGGGCGGCTTGTCGGTCGACGGCGCCTCGGGCACCGAGAACATGTGGTACGTTGACGGCACCAACGTCAACAACATGCGCATCGGGACCCAGTCGCAGAGCATCGTCATGGAGCAGCTGGAGGAAGTCAAGGTTACGGCTTCCGGCTACAACGCCGAATTCGGCGGCTCGATGGGCGGTGTGGTCAACGTCATCAGCCGTTCGGGCGGCAACGAGTTCCACGGCGACGTGTTCGGTTATTACAATAACCAGAAGCTGTGGATGGTGGGCAAGGTTCGCGACGGCCTGCGCCAGAGCCCCTACGCCACCTCGCCGTATGATGCCAGCGACTACGAATACTACAACCAGGACGACCTGTATTTCAACGGCGGCAAGACCCGCGACGACTACCAGCGGTTCGAAGGCGTCTTCAACCTCAGCGGCTTCATCTTCAAGGACAAGCTGTGGTTCTTCGGGTCGTTCAACCCGGTTTACTACCGCACCTATGCCGACCGGTTCTTCACCGTTGACCCCATCGGTGGAGCCATGGCCCCGAAGATTCCGGGCGACACGAACTTGGACCCCCGCCAGGGCCGCGTTACGTACAATTTCTACAACAAGAACAACAACTGGAACTGGCAGGCCAAATTGACGGCCGCCCCGATCAAGGGCATGCGCATGTCGGTCAGCGCGGTCAGCAACTTCTACAAGTACCGCGGCAGCATCCCCGGCCTCACCGGCACGTCGACCAAGTATTACTCCTACCGGCCGGATTGGAACCCCATCAACCCGTCCACGGGCCTGGGCCTTCTGACCGCCGGCAAGCAGCCCGGCTTTGATTATCCCAACCTGTCGGGCAACGCCAACGTCGACTACACCGTCAGCAACAACTTCCTGGTCAGCGCCCGGTTCGGCTATTTCCGGACCAACACGACCAACCAGCAGTTGTTCGTTCCCGGCACGTACTACGCATTCACCAACTCCAACACGGGTTATGCGGAGATTCCGGATAATCTCAAGCATAACAGCGGCTGGAGCAACGGCGCCGGCACGACGGTCACCAAGAAGTACATCAACGACCGCATGAGCGTGAACCTGGATTTGACGTACTACCTCAACCTGGCCGGTGAGCACGCTTGGAAGGCGGGCTTCCAGTACATCCGGCTGCACGAGGACGTCGACTCCGGTCCCGTCGCGCCCCTGGTCGCCCTGGTTTGGGGTTCCAACTACGTTATGCCCGACGGCACCAACGTCATGGGCACGTACGGCAACTACCAGATCCGGAACGACTTCAAGTCTCCCTACGGCTCGAACTTCAACGTCGCCAGCAACAACTGGGCCATGTACCTCCAGGATTCCTGGACCATCGGCCAGCGGCTGACCTTGAACTTCGGCATCCGGACGGAGAGCGAGTACATTCCCTCCCTGGCCACCAACGATCCGCAGTATGCCGATTACAAGCCCATCCAATTCTCCTTCGCCCAGAAGCTCGCCCCCCGCGTCGGCCTCGTTTATGACGTGTTCGGCGACTCCAGCTTGAAGGTGTTCGGAAGCTTCGGCATCTACTACGACGTCATGAAGCTGTACATGGCCGAAGGCGCCTACGGCGGCTTCAAGTGGTGGACCTCTTACTACACCTTCAACGACTATGATTACACCAAGATCGCCGCTTCCGGCGATATCACCAACGCTGCCGACCAGGCCGCTTGCGGCACCTACATGGGTTCCCGCAACTGGCGGACGGTTTCTTGGGACACCACCGACCCCGACCTCAAACCGGTTTCCCAGAGCGAACTGTCCTTCGGCGCCGACAAGAAGATCACGGAAGAGATCTCCTTCAGCGCCCGGTTGGTTTACAAGCATCTGATCCGGACGATCGAGGACGTGGGCGTGCTGCTGCAGGATGCCCAGGGCAACTACAGCGAAGAGTACTACATCGCCAACCCCGGCGAAGGCTGGACGAAGCCCGTGTCCCAAGGCGGCCGTTTCTCCGACGAGTTCTGGCCCGCCCCCAAGGCCAAGCGCGAGTACTACGGCGTCAACCTGGCCCTCGAAAAACGGTTCAGCAACAACTGGCAGGGCGGCATCAACTACACTTGGAGCCGCATGGTCGGTAACTGCGGCGGTCTGTCGTCTTCCGACGAAGCCGGCCGTAACTCCCCGAACGTCGAGCGTTATTGGGATCTCTATTTCGAACGCTACGACATTCACGGCAATCCCCTGGACGGCGTTCTGCCCTCCGACCGCACGCACTACATCAAGGCCTACGCGTCCTACGCGTTCCCCTTCGGCCTGACGGTCGGTGTGGTCGGCTACGGCCGTTCCGGCCTGCCGAAGACCACCTCCTTGTCCTTCAACGACATGCAGATCTTCCCCGACGGATACTTCGACACCGGCACTCGGACCCCGTTTACCGCGTGGGCCGATCTGTACGTCGAGTACAACCTCCGGATCGCCAAGAAGTACTCGGTCAACCTGAACGCCACGATCAGCAACTTTACCAACACCTCGACGATTCAGGGCTACTCCATGCAGGCCAACTACAACATGTTGCGCCTGACGGATGCCGAGTTGCTCGGTCAGAAGGCCAACTACAAAGACTGGCGGACCTGGATGGCGGAAAAGATCACGATCAACCGGGACAACCCCGTGTTCGGCTGGTGGAACAGCCGGTACGGCTCGTGGTCCTGGCGGATGGGCGCCCGCATTTCCTTCTGAGGAATAGCGGCGCTTAGCGAAGTCATGTACCCGGCCCCCTTCGGGGGGCCGGGTTTTTTTTTGTGTGGATGAGGTCCCCACGCGAAACGCTCGCAATGACGGATTGATGCCGAGCATCTTCTTTGCCACGTCGCTTCGCTTCTCGCAATGACGGTTTGATCCAAAGCGGTTTTTTTGCCGCGCTCCCTTTGGTCGCTCGCAACGACAATTATTTCATCGTCGTCCCGAGCCCTCGCCTCCGGCGAGGGCGTGGGGACCTCGAGAGGTTGCCGCGTCCGACGCTGCGTCGTCCTCGCAATGACGGATAAGTATTTCTGGTTTTGTTTCGTATAATAAGAGAAACGCAATTATAATTTGACCCCAATGCGACCGAAACGCGACTTCGTTGTAACTACAATAAAGCCATATGGCTTATGTATTATTCTTCTCTCCTTTCTTTTCTCGACCGGGCTCTTCGCTGGGCCGCAAACGGTTGCCTCCCTCGTCCGCGACGCCCTGGACAGCTTCGATTTAATGGACTACGAGATGGGCTTGCGGTTGGCCAATCGAGCCTT containing:
- a CDS encoding TonB-dependent receptor; its protein translation is MKKILYSLLAVLLLVGFMSAQAPTGKIVGKVKDDQGAPLPGVSIVAESSKLVGTAAAVSDETGAYRLFSLPSGTYTVTFTLQGFKSIKREGVILQLEQTITLDIVLTQSTLAEEITVVGQSPLIDVKSTTKGSTMTKETFMQLPRNRDFTGLLATVPGVQYEGNQGGLSVDGASGTENMWYVDGTNVNNMRIGTQSQSIVMEQLEEVKVTASGYNAEFGGSMGGVVNVISRSGGNEFHGDVFGYYNNQKLWMVGKVRDGLRQSPYATSPYDASDYEYYNQDDLYFNGGKTRDDYQRFEGVFNLSGFIFKDKLWFFGSFNPVYYRTYADRFFTVDPIGGAMAPKIPGDTNLDPRQGRVTYNFYNKNNNWNWQAKLTAAPIKGMRMSVSAVSNFYKYRGSIPGLTGTSTKYYSYRPDWNPINPSTGLGLLTAGKQPGFDYPNLSGNANVDYTVSNNFLVSARFGYFRTNTTNQQLFVPGTYYAFTNSNTGYAEIPDNLKHNSGWSNGAGTTVTKKYINDRMSVNLDLTYYLNLAGEHAWKAGFQYIRLHEDVDSGPVAPLVALVWGSNYVMPDGTNVMGTYGNYQIRNDFKSPYGSNFNVASNNWAMYLQDSWTIGQRLTLNFGIRTESEYIPSLATNDPQYADYKPIQFSFAQKLAPRVGLVYDVFGDSSLKVFGSFGIYYDVMKLYMAEGAYGGFKWWTSYYTFNDYDYTKIAASGDITNAADQAACGTYMGSRNWRTVSWDTTDPDLKPVSQSELSFGADKKITEEISFSARLVYKHLIRTIEDVGVLLQDAQGNYSEEYYIANPGEGWTKPVSQGGRFSDEFWPAPKAKREYYGVNLALEKRFSNNWQGGINYTWSRMVGNCGGLSSSDEAGRNSPNVERYWDLYFERYDIHGNPLDGVLPSDRTHYIKAYASYAFPFGLTVGVVGYGRSGLPKTTSLSFNDMQIFPDGYFDTGTRTPFTAWADLYVEYNLRIAKKYSVNLNATISNFTNTSTIQGYSMQANYNMLRLTDAELLGQKANYKDWRTWMAEKITINRDNPVFGWWNSRYGSWSWRMGARISF